One Haemorhous mexicanus isolate bHaeMex1 chromosome 9, bHaeMex1.pri, whole genome shotgun sequence DNA segment encodes these proteins:
- the CDC20 gene encoding cell division cycle protein 20 homolog: MLRRRRGGRAVAARRRTMAQFLFEADLHGLLKLDTPIPNAPPARWQRKAKESGPGPSPVGVSPMKPANRSHSSSKTPSKTPGKSGSKIQSTPTKAGGDRYIPNRSTMQMEMANFLLTKENEPAEESPTKKEQQKAWAVNLNGFDVEEAKILRLSGKPQNAPEGYQNNLKVLYSQKMTPGSSRKNSRYIPSMPDRILDAPEIRNDYYLNLIDWSSQNFLAVALDNSVYLWNHATGEIIQLLQMEHPDVYISSVSWIKEGNYLAVGTSSAEVQLWDIQQQKRLRNMTSHCARVGTLSWNSYILSSGARTGHIHHHDVRVAEHHVATLAGHTQEVCGLKWSLDGRYLASGGNDNLVNVWPCTQGGGGDFAPVQTFTQHQGAVKAVAWCPWQMNVLATGGGTSDRHIRIWNVCSGACLSTVDAHSQVCSILWSTNYKEFVSGHGFAQNQLVLWKYPTMTKVAELQGHTARILNLTMSPDGTTVASAAADETLRLWRCFEMDPIKKKEKERANSAKSSIIHQSIR; encoded by the exons ATGCTGCGGCGCAGGCGGGGCGGGCGAGCGGTGGCGGCGCGGCGGAG GACCATGGCGCAGTTCCTGTTCGAGGCGGACCTGCACGGGCTGCTGAAGCTGGACACGCCGATCCCGAACGCGCCGCCTGCGCGATGGCAGCGCAAGGCCAAGGAGAGCGGCCCCGGGCCCAGCCCCGTCGGCGTGTCGCCCATGAAGCCGGCCAATCGCTCCCACAGCTCTAGCAAGACACCGTCCAAGACACCCG GTAAATCTGGATCCAAAATTCAAAGCACCCCCACAAAAGCTGGGGGGGATCGCTACATTCCCAACCGCAGCACTATGCAGATGGAGATGGCAAATTTCCTCCTAACCAAAGAGAATGAACCTGCTGAGGAATCCCCTACCAAGAAG GAGCAACAGAAAGCCTGGGCAGTGAATCTGAATGGTTTTGATGTAGAAGAGGCAAAGATCCTCCGCCTCAGTGGAAAACCACAGAATGCTCCAGAAG GCTATCAGAATAACCTGAAAGTGCTCTACAGTCAGAAAATGACGCCTGGATCCAGCAGGAAGAATAGCAGATATATACCCTCAATGCCAGACCGGATCTTGGATGCACCAGAGATCCGCAATGACTACT ATCTGAATCTCATAGACTGGAGCTCCCAGAACTTCCTGGCAGTGGCTCTGGACAACTCTGTTTATCTGTGGAATCACGCTACTGGGGAGAttatccagctgctgcagatggAGCATCCAGATGTTTACATTTCCTCTGTGTCATGGATTAAAGAAGGAAACTACCTTGCTGTTGGCACAAGTAGTGCTGAGGTCCAG CTATGGGACATTCAGCAGCAGAAACGTCTCCGAAATATGACCAGCCATTGTGCCCGTGTGGGAACCCTCAGCTGGAACAGCTACATCCTCTCCAG CGGTGCACGGACTGGGCACATCCATCACCACGATGTCCGAGTGGCTGAGCATCACGTGGCCACCCTTGCTGGCCACACACAGGAAGTGTGCGGACTCAAATGGTCTCTAGATGGCCGCTACCTGGCCAGCGGTGGCAATGACAATCTGGTGAACGTCTGGCCATGCACCCAAGGTGGGGGTGGCGACTTTGCTCCTGTACAGACCTTCACTCAGCACCAGGGTGCTGTCAAG GCTGTGGCGTGGTGCCCATGGCAGATGAATGTTCTAGCCACTGGAGGTGGCACTAGTGACAGACATATCCGCATCTGGAACGTGTGTTCTGGTGCCTGCCTCAGTACTGTTGATGCCCATTCCCAG GTCTGTTCTATCCTATGGTCAACAAACTACAAGGAGTTCGTTTCAGGCCATGGCTTTGCACAGAATCAGCTGGTACTATGGAAGTATCCAACAATGACCAAGGTTGCAGAGCTGCAAG gTCATACTGCCAGAATCTTGAACCTGACCATGAGCCCTGATGGTACAACAGtggcctcagcagctgctgatgaAACACTGCGGCTCTGGCGCTGTTTTGAGATGGACCCCataaagaagaaggagaaagagagggCAAACAGTGCCAAAAGCAGTATTATTCACCAGAGCATCCGCTGA